A genomic region of Rhizobium sp. NXC24 contains the following coding sequences:
- the arsC gene encoding arsenate reductase (glutaredoxin) (This arsenate reductase requires both glutathione and glutaredoxin to convert arsenate to arsenite, after which the efflux transporter formed by ArsA and ArsB can extrude the arsenite from the cell, providing resistance.), with product MSMDVTIYHNPQCGTSRNTLAMIRNAGIEPTVIEYLKNPPTREQLVKMIVDAGLSVREAMRDKGTPYAELGLDNPGLTDDRLLDAMLKDPILINRPFVITPIGTRLARPSEIVLDILPDTHKGSFTKEDGEQVLDAQGKRLV from the coding sequence ATGAGCATGGACGTCACCATCTATCACAACCCGCAATGCGGCACGTCGCGCAACACGCTGGCGATGATCCGGAATGCCGGCATCGAACCGACTGTCATCGAATATCTGAAAAATCCGCCGACCCGCGAACAGCTCGTCAAGATGATTGTGGATGCAGGTTTGAGCGTCCGCGAGGCAATGCGCGACAAGGGCACGCCCTACGCCGAACTCGGCCTCGACAATCCGGGCCTGACCGACGATCGGTTGCTCGATGCCATGTTGAAGGATCCGATCCTGATCAACCGCCCATTTGTCATTACGCCGATCGGCACACGCCTTGCCCGGCCTTCCGAGATCGTTCTGGATATCCTGCCCGACACCCATAAAGGCTCCTTCACCAAGGAAGACGGCGAGCAGGTACTCGATGCCCAGGGCAAACGCCTTGTCTGA
- a CDS encoding anti-phage dCTP deaminase, with protein sequence MAIILNKKSEAIEESAVTFASGEQEEPVTLDQRRTQELVFAMVAPIGSGASTVASLIKKKIEENFSYQTNVIKISDIINERAESVGSVTVDASDSERVEKLQHIGNKLREKHSNDVLAILSIDQINKSRKDVENGEDRRFCAIIDSLKNPEEVAVLRKVYGDLFWLIGVFSPEDKRISRLESNVSNSSYLSKIKDADYDEGLDFGQSVRKTMNYADVFFRNDEDNTDNVGIAVDRLLNLVFGIGVQTPTRDEYAMQVASGISLNSACLSRQVGAVIVSKTGEVIGQGANDVPKFGGGTYNIDDGSGDNRCYKWKACQCWNDFHKNKLFDQISAKVGNSVKSSDIRQSLRNTDVKNLIEFSRAVHAEMEAIISVARLGKGGIVGSKLFTTTFPCHNCARHIVASGIDAVIYIDPYPKSLALTLHSDAITTNPNEKGKVAFLQYAGVSPSSFSRVFGGKLERKESGKLKNVIPKTARPLASPPLDSLVTREQLVLQPVLEKEGI encoded by the coding sequence ATGGCAATTATTCTTAATAAAAAAAGCGAAGCAATTGAAGAATCCGCTGTGACATTCGCCAGCGGTGAGCAAGAAGAACCTGTCACTTTAGATCAACGGAGAACGCAAGAGCTTGTCTTCGCTATGGTTGCGCCTATCGGATCCGGTGCGTCGACGGTGGCAAGTCTTATTAAAAAGAAAATAGAGGAGAATTTCTCTTACCAAACTAACGTTATAAAGATTAGCGACATAATTAATGAACGTGCTGAGAGTGTCGGTTCTGTCACAGTTGATGCGTCAGATTCGGAGAGAGTTGAAAAGCTTCAACATATCGGCAACAAACTTAGAGAGAAGCATTCAAACGACGTTCTTGCCATTTTAAGTATAGATCAAATAAATAAATCCAGAAAAGATGTTGAAAATGGCGAGGACAGGCGATTCTGCGCGATAATAGATTCTTTGAAGAATCCAGAGGAAGTTGCAGTATTGCGAAAGGTCTACGGTGATTTGTTTTGGTTAATAGGTGTATTTTCTCCCGAGGATAAGAGAATTTCGAGATTGGAGAGTAATGTTTCAAACTCCTCTTATCTCTCCAAGATCAAAGACGCTGACTACGATGAAGGTCTGGACTTCGGCCAATCTGTTCGTAAAACGATGAACTATGCTGATGTCTTCTTCCGAAATGACGAAGATAATACTGATAACGTCGGGATTGCAGTGGATCGTTTGTTAAATTTGGTCTTCGGAATTGGCGTTCAAACCCCTACGCGTGATGAATATGCGATGCAGGTTGCTTCCGGTATTTCTTTGAATTCGGCTTGCCTATCCAGGCAGGTCGGTGCCGTAATTGTGTCAAAGACGGGCGAGGTAATCGGTCAAGGTGCTAACGATGTGCCAAAATTTGGGGGTGGGACCTACAATATTGACGACGGATCCGGAGATAATCGATGCTATAAGTGGAAGGCGTGCCAGTGTTGGAATGACTTCCATAAGAATAAACTTTTCGACCAAATTAGTGCGAAGGTTGGGAATTCCGTAAAATCATCTGACATTAGGCAAAGTCTTAGAAACACGGACGTCAAAAACCTTATAGAATTTTCCAGGGCGGTCCATGCTGAGATGGAGGCCATTATCTCCGTCGCCAGATTGGGCAAGGGTGGGATCGTTGGATCTAAATTATTTACGACAACATTTCCTTGCCACAATTGCGCTCGTCACATCGTGGCAAGCGGGATCGACGCGGTTATTTATATCGACCCATATCCCAAAAGTTTGGCATTGACGCTGCATTCAGATGCTATAACTACCAATCCCAATGAGAAAGGGAAAGTTGCGTTTCTGCAGTATGCCGGTGTGTCACCTTCCAGCTTCTCGCGAGTTTTTGGTGGCAAGCTTGAACGTAAAGAATCAGGTAAGCTAAAGAATGTTATACCTAAGACCGCTAGGCCGCTGGCATCGCCACCATTAGACTCTCTTGTAACTCGCGAGCAATTGGTTCTGCAGCCTGTGTTAGAAAAGGAGGGGATATAA
- a CDS encoding adenylate/guanylate cyclase domain-containing protein yields MTDVQERLLESKIIEIEQARSWSPRIISKLEALIRSGDDLSLYRINPLAFARDRAIAEAESIDLFLHATRNGLFEMSWDVVCPQSGMVLDSFGALRTLKTHYVCGLCDVSGETNLDDFIEVTFTVSPHLRRLPFHDPGSLSVEDFHWKARFLSDARIPGQQVRFLDVLQGLVRGLSFLPPSSVTTLRAELGPGALAGINVQTQASFALPVVGEPVTEPTRLRIGYDGQRFSASLPAAPPGPVIIDVQNSGAVRGSLLLINWPPEILAQTIKPALDFDPYMSGGMLLARQTFRRLFRSENVDEKEGLGIRQVTLLFTDIKGSTAMYERLGDLNAYALVREHFALLGATVQEHSGAIVKTIGDAVMAAFSRPADAVSAALHILGVIERYNAAHGDPSPILKIGAHCGPSIAVSLNENLDYFGQTVNVAARVQSLADAGEICISEALFAAPGVSQLLAGQRLVAFEAPLRGVEGIACVYRVMPN; encoded by the coding sequence ATGACTGACGTTCAGGAAAGGCTCCTTGAAAGCAAGATCATCGAGATCGAGCAGGCCCGGTCTTGGAGTCCGCGGATCATCTCCAAATTAGAAGCGCTGATCCGCAGCGGTGACGACTTGTCCCTCTATCGCATCAATCCCCTGGCCTTCGCTCGCGACCGTGCCATCGCGGAGGCGGAAAGTATTGATCTGTTTCTCCATGCCACCCGAAACGGATTGTTCGAGATGAGCTGGGATGTGGTGTGCCCGCAATCCGGCATGGTGCTCGACAGTTTCGGCGCGCTGCGAACGTTGAAGACCCACTATGTCTGCGGTCTGTGCGACGTCAGCGGCGAAACCAACCTAGATGACTTCATCGAGGTCACCTTCACGGTGTCGCCGCACCTCCGCCGGCTGCCCTTTCATGATCCCGGCTCGCTCTCAGTCGAGGATTTTCACTGGAAGGCGCGATTCCTGAGCGACGCGCGAATACCCGGCCAACAGGTCCGCTTTCTCGATGTCCTGCAGGGACTGGTTCGTGGACTCTCTTTTCTGCCGCCTAGCTCGGTCACGACGTTGAGGGCGGAGCTCGGTCCCGGCGCCCTGGCGGGCATCAATGTCCAGACCCAGGCGAGTTTTGCATTGCCGGTCGTAGGCGAGCCGGTAACGGAGCCGACGCGCTTGCGGATCGGATATGACGGGCAACGGTTTTCCGCTTCGCTGCCGGCAGCGCCGCCCGGCCCTGTCATCATCGACGTGCAGAACTCCGGTGCCGTGCGTGGCTCGTTGCTGCTGATCAATTGGCCGCCGGAAATCCTCGCGCAGACAATCAAGCCGGCCCTCGACTTCGATCCTTACATGTCGGGCGGGATGCTGCTGGCCCGACAGACATTTCGGCGCCTGTTCCGCTCGGAAAACGTCGATGAGAAGGAAGGTCTGGGTATCCGTCAGGTGACCCTCCTGTTCACGGACATCAAGGGGTCGACCGCCATGTATGAGCGGCTTGGCGATCTCAATGCCTATGCGCTGGTTCGCGAGCATTTCGCACTGCTCGGTGCGACGGTGCAGGAGCACTCAGGCGCGATCGTCAAGACAATCGGCGACGCCGTGATGGCTGCCTTCTCTCGTCCGGCGGATGCTGTCTCGGCTGCGCTGCACATTCTGGGGGTCATCGAGCGCTACAATGCCGCGCATGGCGACCCGAGCCCTATCCTGAAGATCGGAGCCCATTGCGGCCCCTCGATCGCCGTGAGCTTGAACGAAAACCTCGATTATTTCGGCCAGACCGTCAATGTTGCCGCACGCGTGCAGTCGCTGGCTGACGCGGGGGAAATATGCATTTCCGAAGCGCTGTTTGCGGCGCCCGGTGTCAGCCAACTCCTCGCCGGTCAAAGACTGGTCGCCTTCGAAGCTCCTCTCCGGGGCGTCGAGGGAATTGCATGCGTATACCGCGTGATGCCCAATTAG
- a CDS encoding IS110 family transposase: MKHYCALDVSVKETAVCIVDETGRICRETKVATHPEDLISVIKDPKWQIERIGLEAGPLSQWLYDGLAKAGLPVICIETRHAKAFLKAQPNKTDRNDARGMAQMMRVNLYRPVHVKTLTSQKHRALLTARKLLQEKAIAIANDIRGLLRNFGLKVGLVGKIKFEERINELVEDRPDLHEIMQPLLAARKLLRNEFTKLHKKVLDLVREDEVCRRLTTIPGVGPVVALTYTATIDIPARFAHSKTVGSVLGLTPKLNESGESKRVGRVSCCGDAMMRSLLYEAAQVLLVNVKKWSWLKAWAMNIARRRGRQKAVVALARRLAVIMHRMWSDGTEFCWTRESLPVAA, translated from the coding sequence ATGAAACACTATTGTGCACTGGATGTATCGGTGAAAGAGACCGCGGTCTGCATTGTTGATGAGACAGGCAGGATTTGCCGGGAGACGAAAGTTGCCACTCACCCTGAGGATTTGATCTCGGTGATCAAGGATCCGAAGTGGCAGATTGAGCGGATCGGTCTTGAAGCCGGACCACTATCGCAATGGCTTTATGACGGACTTGCCAAGGCAGGATTGCCGGTGATCTGCATCGAGACCAGGCATGCCAAGGCATTTTTGAAAGCCCAACCGAATAAGACGGACCGCAACGATGCGCGTGGCATGGCCCAGATGATGCGCGTCAATCTCTATCGGCCTGTGCATGTGAAGACATTGACGAGCCAGAAGCACCGAGCATTGCTGACCGCGCGCAAACTTTTGCAGGAAAAAGCCATCGCCATCGCGAATGACATTCGCGGATTGTTGCGCAACTTCGGTCTGAAAGTCGGATTGGTCGGCAAGATCAAATTCGAGGAGCGGATCAATGAGCTCGTCGAAGACAGGCCTGATCTACACGAAATCATGCAGCCATTGTTGGCTGCACGCAAACTGTTGCGCAACGAGTTCACCAAGCTGCACAAGAAGGTTTTGGATTTGGTCCGCGAGGATGAAGTCTGTCGCCGATTGACGACGATCCCTGGTGTCGGCCCCGTGGTCGCTCTCACCTATACGGCAACCATCGATATTCCTGCGCGGTTTGCACATTCAAAGACGGTCGGTTCTGTGCTCGGGCTGACGCCGAAACTGAACGAGTCTGGTGAAAGCAAGCGGGTCGGGCGCGTATCCTGTTGCGGTGACGCGATGATGCGATCCCTGCTGTACGAAGCAGCGCAAGTCCTGCTTGTAAACGTCAAGAAATGGTCGTGGCTAAAGGCCTGGGCGATGAATATCGCTAGGCGTCGCGGGAGGCAAAAGGCGGTTGTAGCGTTGGCTCGACGGCTTGCGGTGATCATGCATCGCATGTGGAGTGACGGAACCGAATTTTGCTGGACACGGGAGAGCTTGCCTGTTGCTGCGTAG
- a CDS encoding ROK family protein, with protein MDDMTEEPAAEQTRHHSKPKAHAAPARRTVLAVDIGGSHVKVELSSGGERRAVESGNKMTAAKMVDALRDLTSDWHYDLVTMGYPGPVVAHRAAADPFNLGPGWKDFDFEAALGKPVRMVNDALMQAIGSYEAGRMLFLGLGTGLGSAMIADNVCMPLELAHMPYRKATFEDYVGERGLERRGKSKWRKSVFDVAERLDKALLPSYIVIGGGNVEKLKELPSKCRRGNNDNAFRGGFRVWLDDSLRF; from the coding sequence ATGGATGACATGACGGAAGAACCCGCAGCAGAGCAAACACGTCACCACAGCAAGCCGAAGGCGCATGCGGCGCCTGCCCGCCGCACCGTGCTTGCCGTCGATATCGGCGGATCGCATGTGAAGGTGGAACTCAGTAGCGGCGGCGAGCGGCGAGCAGTCGAATCGGGGAACAAAATGACGGCGGCCAAGATGGTGGACGCGCTGCGCGATCTCACATCCGACTGGCACTACGACCTCGTCACCATGGGATACCCCGGACCCGTGGTCGCCCACCGCGCCGCAGCCGATCCGTTCAATCTTGGACCGGGATGGAAGGATTTCGATTTCGAGGCAGCGCTCGGCAAGCCCGTGCGGATGGTCAACGATGCGCTGATGCAGGCGATCGGCAGCTACGAGGCGGGCCGCATGCTCTTCCTCGGTCTCGGCACCGGCCTCGGCTCGGCCATGATCGCCGACAACGTCTGCATGCCGCTGGAACTGGCGCATATGCCCTACCGAAAGGCGACCTTCGAGGACTATGTCGGCGAACGCGGCCTGGAGCGACGGGGCAAGAGCAAGTGGCGAAAATCGGTATTCGACGTCGCCGAGCGCTTGGACAAGGCTCTGCTGCCGAGCTACATCGTCATCGGCGGCGGCAATGTCGAAAAGCTCAAGGAATTGCCCTCGAAGTGCCGGCGCGGCAACAATGACAACGCCTTCCGCGGTGGTTTCCGGGTCTGGCTGGATGACAGTTTGCGGTTTTGA